A single genomic interval of Chryseobacterium paludis harbors:
- a CDS encoding DUF6452 family protein: MKYFKFLILTLILGMLCSCGGDDDICESGEGTPRIKIGFKSAATDKEVTLDSLYVAVDYGSGKVQLGKQQKITSRLVPLRVDDSPYTDVYIRLTDKGQESKVRISYGTKATYVSPGCGVKKTYNNVSSELVTPNPVTKVEIGQNNIENEDKTNLYLLF, encoded by the coding sequence ATGAAATATTTTAAATTTCTCATATTAACCCTGATTTTGGGAATGCTTTGTTCATGTGGTGGAGATGATGATATTTGTGAAAGTGGAGAAGGAACGCCCAGAATTAAGATTGGGTTCAAGAGTGCAGCTACTGATAAAGAAGTAACTTTAGATTCTCTGTATGTTGCTGTAGATTATGGATCAGGAAAAGTGCAATTAGGAAAACAGCAAAAAATAACCTCCAGATTAGTGCCTCTTAGAGTCGATGACTCTCCTTATACAGACGTTTATATCAGACTTACAGATAAAGGACAGGAATCCAAAGTAAGAATAAGTTATGGCACAAAAGCTACCTACGTCTCTCCGGGATGTGGTGTGAAGAAAACATATAATAATGTAAGTTCTGAATTAGTAACTCCAAATCCAGTTACTAAAGTAGAAATAGGACAAAATAATATAGAGAATGAAGACAAAACTAATCTTTACCTTCTTTTTTAG
- a CDS encoding succinate dehydrogenase/fumarate reductase iron-sulfur subunit: MSAKKGLHLTLKIWRQKNTKTKGQFETYKISDVSTDSSFLEMLDILNENLINEGKEPIAFDHDCREGICGMCSLYINGRAHGPDTGITTCQLHMRMFKDGETIVIEPWRSAAFPVIKDLMVDRSAFDRVMAAGGFISVNTSGNTLDANAIPVPKEDADKAMDAAACIGCGACVATCKNGSAMLFVGAKVSQFALLPQGRVEAKRRVLNMVQAMDEEGFGNCSNTGACEVECPKGISLENIARMNREYMSALVDKG; encoded by the coding sequence ATGAGTGCAAAAAAAGGCCTTCATCTTACGCTGAAAATTTGGAGACAAAAAAATACAAAAACTAAAGGTCAGTTTGAGACCTATAAAATATCGGATGTTTCTACAGATTCTTCATTCTTAGAAATGCTGGACATCCTTAACGAGAATTTAATTAACGAAGGAAAAGAACCTATCGCTTTCGATCACGACTGTCGTGAAGGAATCTGTGGAATGTGTTCTCTTTACATCAATGGTAGAGCACATGGTCCTGATACAGGGATCACCACTTGTCAGCTTCACATGAGAATGTTCAAAGACGGAGAAACGATCGTTATTGAACCTTGGAGAAGTGCTGCTTTCCCGGTAATTAAAGACTTAATGGTAGATAGAAGTGCATTTGACAGAGTAATGGCCGCAGGTGGTTTTATTTCTGTGAATACTTCAGGAAATACATTGGATGCAAATGCTATTCCAGTACCTAAAGAAGATGCTGATAAAGCAATGGATGCAGCAGCATGTATCGGGTGTGGTGCTTGTGTGGCGACCTGTAAAAATGGTTCTGCCATGTTATTTGTTGGTGCTAAAGTGTCTCAGTTCGCGCTACTTCCTCAAGGAAGAGTAGAAGCAAAAAGAAGAGTTCTTAATATGGTGCAGGCAATGGATGAAGAAGGATTTGGTAACTGTTCAAATACAGGAGCTTGTGAAGTAGAATGTCCTAAGGGAATTTCTCTTGAAAACATTGCCAGAATGAACAGAGAATATATGTCAGCGCTAGTTGATAAAGGATAA
- a CDS encoding M43 family zinc metalloprotease — MRKSTTLKFLFLLPLFVAGLLNAQTTNAGVKREAKFTGKSPAELTQSHGFERCSTVEYENYLQAKFPGRMTADQFESWLAPLVKNAKANKSQNGNIITIPVVVHVVHNGQNLGVAPNIVDEQVISQITVMNNDYRRLAGTPGFNNNVVGADVMIQFALAKVDPKGNPTNGIDRVNLCQPSWGRADIESFVKPETIWDPTKYMNMWSLKFTDTTLLGYAQFPSTSGLPGLSPSGGEAYSDGVVANYATFGSSDYNVNNTFLLGAPYDKGRTMTHEVGHFLGLRHIWGDASCGDDFCADTPTAHTSNYTCNPAIASCTVPTVFEMVQNYMDYTNDTCMNIFTINQKDRITAVMNNSPRRLELKTSTADQPIALFPNDAEVKLERECATATCATTTAQNVKVSLYNRGTSLLTSAVINYTVNGNAKVFNWTGSLAQDKYQVLTLPMDANTLGGQMNINVTSVNGVADQRLSNSNITVNYLGAVVRADANVVFNLQLDQYGSETTWTLKNSSGTTVYSGGPYPDSPTPALPALKSFNWTLSADECYTLTVNDQFGDGFYPYGGYYNIKSLSGTTLLSGSHFATTQSRSLKVQVLGTKEVVKNSFAIYPNPVNDILNITKVSNKASFEIHNAVGQLVKGGTITNNQIRVADLVKGTYVISIKDNAISESIKFIKK, encoded by the coding sequence ATGAGAAAATCTACTACTTTAAAGTTTCTTTTTTTACTTCCATTGTTTGTTGCAGGATTATTAAATGCACAGACTACAAATGCTGGAGTAAAAAGAGAAGCGAAATTCACAGGAAAATCTCCTGCAGAACTTACTCAGTCACATGGCTTTGAAAGATGTTCTACTGTAGAATATGAAAACTACTTGCAGGCAAAATTTCCTGGAAGAATGACTGCAGATCAATTCGAATCATGGTTGGCTCCATTGGTTAAAAATGCTAAAGCCAATAAATCACAAAACGGAAATATCATTACGATCCCAGTAGTGGTACATGTTGTTCATAATGGCCAGAACCTAGGGGTTGCTCCTAATATTGTTGATGAGCAGGTAATTTCTCAAATTACGGTAATGAATAATGATTATCGTAGATTGGCAGGTACTCCAGGTTTTAACAACAATGTTGTGGGAGCCGATGTCATGATCCAGTTCGCTTTAGCAAAAGTGGATCCTAAAGGAAATCCAACTAATGGTATTGATAGAGTAAATTTGTGTCAGCCTTCATGGGGTAGAGCAGATATTGAAAGCTTTGTGAAACCTGAAACTATTTGGGATCCTACCAAATATATGAATATGTGGAGCTTAAAATTTACTGATACTACTTTATTAGGATATGCTCAGTTCCCATCTACTTCAGGTCTGCCAGGATTGAGTCCTTCAGGAGGTGAAGCTTATTCCGATGGAGTAGTTGCTAACTATGCTACTTTTGGAAGCAGTGACTATAATGTTAATAATACTTTCCTTCTTGGTGCACCATATGATAAAGGGAGAACAATGACTCACGAGGTTGGCCATTTCTTAGGATTGCGACATATCTGGGGTGATGCAAGTTGTGGGGATGATTTTTGTGCTGATACTCCAACGGCTCATACATCAAATTATACTTGTAATCCAGCAATAGCAAGCTGTACTGTTCCTACTGTATTTGAGATGGTCCAGAACTATATGGATTATACAAATGATACGTGTATGAATATCTTTACAATTAATCAAAAAGATAGAATTACAGCAGTAATGAATAATTCTCCTAGGAGACTTGAGCTTAAAACATCAACTGCAGATCAGCCAATTGCATTATTTCCAAATGATGCCGAAGTGAAACTGGAGAGAGAATGTGCGACAGCTACATGCGCTACTACTACAGCTCAAAATGTAAAAGTATCTCTTTACAATAGAGGAACAAGTCTATTGACTTCTGCAGTAATAAATTATACTGTAAATGGAAATGCAAAGGTATTTAACTGGACAGGAAGTCTGGCTCAGGACAAATATCAAGTTCTGACACTTCCAATGGATGCGAATACTTTAGGTGGGCAAATGAATATTAATGTAACTTCAGTAAATGGTGTAGCTGATCAAAGATTATCAAATAGCAATATTACTGTAAATTATCTAGGAGCTGTTGTAAGAGCAGATGCTAATGTTGTGTTTAATCTTCAATTAGACCAATATGGTTCTGAAACAACTTGGACACTTAAAAATAGCTCAGGAACTACCGTATATAGTGGTGGCCCTTATCCGGATTCTCCAACACCAGCTCTTCCGGCTTTAAAATCATTTAACTGGACATTAAGTGCAGATGAATGTTATACATTAACTGTGAATGATCAGTTTGGTGATGGATTCTATCCTTATGGTGGATATTATAATATTAAATCTTTATCTGGAACAACGCTACTTTCAGGATCTCACTTTGCTACTACTCAAAGTAGATCTTTAAAAGTACAGGTATTGGGAACTAAAGAAGTGGTTAAGAATAGCTTCGCTATTTACCCTAACCCAGTAAATGATATTTTAAATATTACCAAAGTTTCTAATAAGGCAAGCTTTGAAATTCATAATGCTGTTGGACAGCTTGTAAAAGGTGGTACCATCACTAATAATCAAATCAGAGTAGCTGATTTAGTAAAAGGGACATATGTTATTTCAATAAAAGATAATGCAATTTCTGAAAGCATTAAATTCATTAAGAAATAA
- a CDS encoding TlpA family protein disulfide reductase, whose product MKKYLLLFIIAIFVMSCSKKVEVKGKITGGSPLERIEFIEASGVATLPLANIGVKNDGTFAGSFEAPKNGMYLISYAGKQNLVYLKGGQTLNISGNGMTFPNDYVITGDAKKNNDFFTASQKYLTNYAQTVNMNELMTKDEKGFLAGIQKVEKDINSNIEENERKFSPDSEVVKWKKNDLSSTLLSIISQYEMKQSQTGNPSFKVGKTFTDYENKLQENKDVMIKENPYYRQYLLAKMSPDFQKYAEANSKNKTDVTTSELFAQYLKSKKDINQTAKDYLLAFVMAQSDIHPGSPAKVTDKIKKIIDEDIKDATIKSDLSKIQIAVNGIKIGDVAPDASLIKQDGKSYKLTENKGKPYMLLFYASWNPYIGEAAVPVLKEVVNFYKSKMNFVFVNVDDTKDQFVKTSNSLLKGIPGTNVYGDGGLNSDIAKKYGVYGFKLPCFVIIDKDGKIASRSFVNLGEPELVTILDKITGLSAPKVNPNVQLQPGLGVDPSAQQMAPQPENPQPAPTK is encoded by the coding sequence ATGAAAAAATATCTTTTATTGTTTATCATTGCAATATTTGTGATGTCTTGCTCTAAAAAAGTAGAAGTAAAAGGAAAAATTACAGGTGGATCACCATTAGAAAGAATAGAATTTATTGAAGCTTCAGGGGTTGCTACGTTACCGTTAGCTAACATTGGAGTGAAAAATGATGGTACTTTCGCTGGAAGCTTTGAAGCTCCTAAAAATGGGATGTATCTTATTTCTTATGCTGGAAAGCAAAACTTAGTATACTTAAAGGGTGGGCAAACCCTTAATATCTCAGGAAATGGAATGACATTTCCAAATGATTATGTTATTACAGGAGATGCAAAAAAGAATAATGACTTCTTTACAGCTTCCCAAAAGTATTTAACTAATTATGCTCAAACGGTGAACATGAATGAGCTGATGACTAAAGATGAAAAAGGTTTTCTTGCAGGTATCCAAAAAGTTGAAAAAGATATCAACAGCAATATTGAAGAAAATGAAAGAAAATTTAGTCCTGACAGTGAGGTAGTAAAATGGAAAAAGAATGATCTTTCCAGTACATTATTATCTATTATCAGTCAGTATGAAATGAAACAAAGTCAGACCGGTAATCCTTCATTTAAAGTAGGTAAAACCTTTACTGATTATGAAAATAAACTTCAGGAAAATAAGGATGTTATGATAAAAGAGAATCCTTATTACAGACAATATTTATTGGCTAAAATGAGTCCTGATTTTCAAAAGTATGCTGAAGCAAATAGCAAAAATAAAACTGATGTTACAACTTCAGAATTGTTTGCCCAATATTTAAAATCAAAAAAGGATATCAATCAAACGGCTAAGGATTATCTTTTGGCTTTCGTAATGGCTCAGTCTGATATTCATCCAGGTTCACCCGCTAAGGTTACTGATAAGATTAAGAAGATCATCGATGAAGATATCAAAGATGCTACTATTAAGAGTGACCTTTCGAAAATTCAAATAGCAGTAAATGGTATTAAAATTGGTGATGTTGCTCCCGATGCTTCTTTAATAAAGCAAGATGGTAAATCTTATAAACTTACTGAAAATAAAGGAAAACCTTATATGTTGCTTTTCTATGCATCTTGGAATCCATACATAGGAGAAGCTGCTGTACCAGTGCTGAAAGAAGTTGTTAATTTTTATAAATCTAAGATGAATTTCGTATTTGTAAATGTTGATGATACTAAAGATCAGTTTGTAAAAACAAGTAATTCTTTACTAAAAGGAATTCCAGGAACAAATGTATATGGTGATGGGGGATTAAATTCTGATATTGCTAAGAAATATGGCGTTTATGGATTTAAGTTACCTTGTTTTGTAATCATAGATAAGGATGGTAAAATAGCAAGTAGATCTTTTGTGAATTTGGGAGAACCGGAATTGGTAACAATTTTGGATAAAATTACAGGGCTTTCTGCACCTAAAGTAAATCCTAATGTACAATTGCAACCAGGGTTAGGTGTTGATCCTTCTGCACAGCAGATGGCTCCTCAACCAGAAAATCCTCAACCCGCTCCAACAAAATAA
- a CDS encoding reprolysin-like metallopeptidase: MKKLLTTLMCTLVGGAMFGQWTPTSFKKVDNKKRGTEFKVNPSGTRSNGYYKLDLDLLRSQLKNAQEMGPNAAPVVISLPTMNGKIERFNVYSFPVVVKTIADKYQLGSYVGASVDNPTKFLRFSVAPNDFQSMIIDGGNYEFIEPASADKTVYGVHPKTSKNESGFLCSTEESPAAKKQIEDLLKNGQSFSNQPTNFAKSSDKKYRTMRLAMSVTGEYTQFHGGTVAGALTAINATLSRVNGVFEKDFALHLNLQDFPGVIYTNAATDPYSAAGPGVGGAWNLELQNTLTANVGNANYDIGHLFGASGGGGNAGCIGCVCVNPTTAVPEGKGSGFTSPANGIPQGDSFDIDYVAHEMGHQLGGNHTFSHNIEGSGVNMEPGSGSTIMGYAGITGPNTDVQAHSDPYFHTASIGQIQENLIDKTCDVETSITNNPPVIAALPTYNIPKGTAFVLTASATDPESDPMTYIWEEVDDASLSINKNNLGNTSSGASFRSISPTTSPTRYFPKLSSVLNGVLNNANNTWEAVSTVARTTKFEVTVRDNNSNIAQQQSQSKIQTIIVGDNGPFRLASQYADINTPTPIQWIVANTTAAPYSVANVKIDYTADNGTTWTVLAASTPNDGSENFTFPSSMNGQIIKVRVSSIGNVFYAIGSVTLGPLAACSSAAPTNVVVSNISSSSASVSWMSYTGATYKVRYKKTSASVWTEIDTNVPSVNLSNLTDGTAYEVQVALVCGTTVGTYSASVNFTTLVLAYCTASTSSTSYENIANVTVANLNNTSGASTYTNYTTNTALQVNLTKGTTYPISLTIGNPDVPDYDAAAIFIDFNKNGVFEDSERVLNFPVAVPTAAPITGSFMVPANAVEGQPLRMRVVVFYVGDQNAGATLPSDYLCGVNFQYGEVEDYNVVISPNNLATNEVIKDSFSIYPNPTSDVLNVTKVSDKATYKIYSVTGQLVSSGNINGGKINVSTLVKGGYVITIDEKGKDLFTSKFIKK; this comes from the coding sequence ATGAAAAAACTACTTACTACTTTAATGTGTACTTTAGTAGGGGGAGCTATGTTCGGCCAATGGACGCCAACTTCCTTTAAAAAAGTAGACAACAAGAAAAGAGGTACGGAATTTAAAGTAAATCCATCAGGTACAAGAAGTAATGGATACTATAAATTGGACTTAGATTTATTAAGATCCCAATTAAAGAACGCTCAGGAAATGGGACCGAATGCTGCACCTGTTGTTATTTCTCTTCCTACTATGAATGGGAAGATTGAAAGATTCAATGTATACAGCTTTCCGGTTGTTGTAAAAACAATAGCAGATAAGTACCAACTGGGATCATATGTGGGAGCTAGTGTTGATAATCCTACAAAATTCTTAAGATTTAGTGTTGCTCCTAATGATTTTCAATCGATGATCATCGATGGAGGGAACTATGAATTTATTGAACCAGCTTCTGCTGATAAGACTGTTTATGGAGTGCATCCTAAAACAAGTAAAAACGAAAGTGGATTTTTATGTTCAACAGAAGAAAGTCCGGCTGCTAAAAAACAGATTGAAGACTTATTGAAAAATGGGCAATCTTTTTCAAATCAGCCAACAAATTTTGCCAAAAGTTCTGATAAAAAATATAGAACAATGAGATTGGCAATGTCTGTGACAGGAGAGTATACTCAGTTTCATGGAGGTACCGTAGCTGGAGCTTTAACAGCTATTAATGCTACATTAAGCAGAGTAAACGGAGTTTTTGAAAAAGATTTTGCATTGCACTTAAACTTACAAGACTTTCCGGGAGTAATTTATACCAATGCAGCGACAGATCCTTATTCTGCTGCTGGTCCTGGAGTTGGTGGGGCTTGGAATCTTGAATTGCAAAATACACTTACTGCCAATGTGGGAAATGCCAACTATGATATTGGGCATTTATTTGGTGCTTCAGGAGGTGGAGGTAATGCCGGATGTATCGGATGTGTTTGTGTTAATCCTACAACAGCTGTACCTGAAGGTAAAGGTTCTGGATTTACTTCTCCGGCAAATGGAATTCCACAAGGAGATAGCTTCGATATTGACTATGTTGCTCACGAAATGGGACATCAGTTAGGTGGAAATCACACTTTTTCGCATAATATAGAAGGAAGTGGTGTAAATATGGAACCTGGTTCTGGGTCTACGATTATGGGATATGCTGGTATCACAGGGCCAAATACAGATGTTCAGGCTCATTCTGATCCTTATTTCCATACAGCAAGTATTGGCCAGATTCAAGAGAATTTGATTGATAAGACTTGTGATGTAGAAACGTCAATTACAAATAACCCTCCAGTGATTGCAGCCTTACCAACGTATAATATTCCAAAAGGAACGGCTTTCGTACTAACGGCTTCTGCTACAGATCCGGAAAGTGATCCAATGACATATATTTGGGAGGAGGTTGATGATGCATCACTTTCAATTAATAAGAATAACTTAGGGAATACCAGTTCTGGAGCTTCATTCAGATCGATTTCACCAACGACAAGTCCTACTAGATATTTCCCTAAACTCTCATCTGTATTGAATGGAGTCTTGAATAACGCAAACAATACTTGGGAAGCGGTATCTACCGTTGCAAGAACTACAAAATTTGAAGTAACTGTAAGGGATAATAATTCAAATATAGCTCAACAACAGTCACAGAGTAAAATTCAGACGATCATCGTTGGAGATAACGGACCTTTTAGATTAGCGAGTCAATATGCTGATATTAATACACCGACTCCAATTCAATGGATTGTAGCTAATACTACTGCTGCACCTTATAGTGTTGCGAATGTGAAGATTGATTATACAGCAGATAATGGGACTACATGGACTGTACTAGCTGCTTCAACTCCGAATGACGGTTCTGAAAACTTTACCTTTCCATCTTCTATGAACGGGCAGATTATTAAGGTAAGAGTTTCATCAATTGGAAATGTATTTTATGCTATTGGTAGTGTTACATTAGGTCCACTTGCTGCATGTAGCAGTGCTGCACCAACAAATGTGGTGGTAAGTAACATCAGCAGTTCTTCAGCGAGTGTATCTTGGATGTCTTATACCGGTGCTACTTATAAAGTACGTTATAAAAAAACAAGTGCAAGCGTATGGACTGAGATTGATACAAATGTTCCTTCAGTTAACTTGAGCAATTTAACAGACGGTACAGCATATGAGGTACAGGTTGCTTTAGTTTGTGGAACTACAGTTGGAACTTACTCTGCATCAGTTAATTTTACAACACTAGTCCTTGCTTATTGTACTGCGAGTACTTCTAGTACAAGCTATGAGAATATTGCAAATGTAACAGTTGCCAATTTGAATAATACTTCAGGAGCAAGTACTTATACGAACTATACAACGAATACAGCTCTTCAGGTTAATTTAACAAAAGGAACTACTTACCCTATTTCACTTACAATTGGTAATCCTGATGTTCCAGATTATGATGCTGCAGCTATTTTTATTGATTTCAATAAAAATGGTGTTTTTGAAGATTCAGAAAGAGTTCTGAACTTTCCTGTTGCAGTTCCGACAGCTGCTCCGATAACAGGATCATTTATGGTTCCTGCTAATGCTGTAGAAGGACAGCCTTTAAGAATGAGAGTTGTTGTATTCTATGTTGGAGACCAAAATGCAGGTGCAACATTACCTTCAGACTATTTGTGTGGAGTGAACTTCCAGTATGGAGAAGTAGAAGATTATAACGTTGTAATTTCGCCTAATAATTTAGCAACTAACGAAGTAATTAAAGATAGCTTTAGTATCTATCCTAACCCTACAAGTGATGTATTAAACGTTACTAAGGTTTCTGATAAAGCTACTTACAAAATTTACAGTGTTACTGGCCAATTAGTAAGCAGTGGAAATATAAATGGTGGAAAAATTAATGTTTCTACTTTGGTAAAAGGTGGGTACGTAATTACAATTGATGAAAAAGGAAAAGATTTATTCACATCTAAATTCATTAAAAAGTAA
- the rlmD gene encoding 23S rRNA (uracil(1939)-C(5))-methyltransferase RlmD yields MRKKKDIILENIKLLTAGAKGVAIGKTDEGKTVLVSGAIPGDVVNARVRKSKSKYFEAETVEVLEKSPFRVDAKCIHFGTCGGCKWQNMSYEKQLDFKQEEVYNNIKRIGGIDNFETISILGAEDQYFYRNKMEFSFSNARWLTQYEISSEENFGSRDALGFHIPGMWSKILDLKECFLQEDPSNAIRLAVKNYAVENGLDFFDVRNQEGFLRTLMMRQNSSGEWMVLFQLYREEKENREKLFEFLLNKFPQIKTLVYAINSKQNDSIYDLNIKTYFGEGFLMEEMDGLKFKIGPKSFFQTNYKQALELYRKTLEFADLKGDEVVYDLYTGTGTIAQYVARKAKQVIGIESVQEAIDAAIEHAELNGLTNCTFYCGDMKNVFNDEFLENHPKADVLITDPPRDGMHQKVVEQILKLSPEKVVYVSCNSATQARDLALMKDHYNVVKILPVDMFPQTHHVENIALLIKK; encoded by the coding sequence ATGAGAAAGAAGAAAGATATTATTCTTGAAAATATTAAGCTTTTAACAGCTGGTGCTAAAGGTGTAGCAATAGGGAAGACAGATGAAGGGAAAACCGTTTTGGTTTCAGGTGCTATTCCGGGAGATGTTGTGAACGCAAGAGTAAGAAAGTCTAAATCTAAATATTTTGAAGCTGAAACAGTAGAAGTTTTAGAAAAGTCTCCTTTTAGAGTAGATGCCAAATGTATTCATTTTGGAACTTGTGGTGGATGTAAATGGCAGAATATGAGCTATGAAAAGCAGCTGGATTTCAAACAAGAAGAGGTTTATAATAATATAAAGAGAATTGGTGGAATTGATAATTTTGAAACCATTTCAATTTTAGGTGCTGAGGATCAGTATTTCTATAGAAACAAAATGGAGTTCTCTTTCTCAAATGCCAGATGGCTTACTCAATACGAGATAAGTTCTGAAGAAAATTTTGGAAGCAGAGATGCTTTAGGGTTTCATATTCCTGGAATGTGGAGCAAAATTTTAGATCTTAAAGAATGCTTCCTTCAGGAAGATCCATCCAATGCGATCCGTTTGGCGGTAAAAAACTATGCCGTGGAAAATGGATTAGACTTTTTTGATGTTAGAAATCAGGAAGGTTTTTTGAGAACTCTAATGATGAGACAAAACTCTAGCGGGGAATGGATGGTGCTATTCCAACTTTATAGAGAAGAAAAAGAAAACAGAGAAAAGCTTTTTGAATTTTTATTGAATAAATTTCCACAGATTAAAACGTTAGTCTATGCAATTAACTCTAAGCAAAACGACTCTATTTATGATTTAAATATTAAAACATATTTTGGAGAAGGGTTTTTAATGGAAGAGATGGACGGATTGAAATTTAAAATAGGACCAAAATCTTTTTTTCAAACCAACTACAAACAGGCTTTGGAACTTTATAGAAAGACATTAGAATTTGCTGATTTAAAAGGTGATGAAGTAGTTTATGACTTATATACAGGAACCGGAACTATTGCACAGTATGTAGCCAGAAAAGCAAAACAGGTAATCGGAATAGAATCGGTACAGGAAGCTATTGATGCAGCAATTGAACATGCTGAGTTAAATGGCCTTACCAATTGCACCTTCTATTGTGGTGATATGAAGAATGTTTTTAATGATGAATTCCTGGAAAATCATCCAAAAGCTGATGTCTTAATTACTGACCCACCAAGAGATGGGATGCATCAGAAAGTTGTAGAACAGATCTTAAAACTTTCTCCTGAAAAAGTAGTGTATGTAAGTTGTAATTCAGCTACTCAGGCGAGAGACTTAGCACTAATGAAGGATCATTATAATGTAGTTAAAATATTACCTGTTGATATGTTTCCCCAAACCCATCATGTTGAGAATATTGCATTGCTGATAAAAAAATAA
- a CDS encoding DUF6048 family protein encodes MKTKLIFTFFFSILSLLSFAQEKKVKAEPKKEKWKYEPNFMVGFDVLNFGSAFFSDRKLYQGFISSKIKGSLHGVAEAGFEKNIYQKNGYDAKVNGPFVKLGVFYMLAQDPENEFNGFYAGGKAAGSFYTQEYMAVPVRGFGGSSSSIAFPSSTQSSYWLEGVIGGRVQLFESNFYIDVNLQPKYMVFTTKQDDIQPMIVPGFGRSSSKFNMGFSWNIAYKF; translated from the coding sequence ATGAAGACAAAACTAATCTTTACCTTCTTTTTTAGTATACTAAGCTTATTGAGCTTCGCTCAGGAGAAGAAAGTAAAAGCAGAGCCTAAAAAAGAAAAATGGAAGTATGAGCCTAATTTTATGGTTGGTTTTGACGTTCTTAATTTTGGAAGTGCTTTTTTCTCAGACAGGAAATTATATCAGGGATTTATATCTTCAAAGATTAAAGGAAGTTTGCATGGAGTTGCAGAAGCTGGTTTTGAGAAAAATATTTATCAGAAGAATGGGTATGACGCAAAGGTAAATGGTCCTTTTGTAAAGCTGGGTGTGTTTTATATGCTTGCTCAGGATCCTGAAAATGAGTTCAATGGTTTCTATGCAGGCGGAAAAGCTGCAGGATCATTCTATACTCAGGAGTATATGGCTGTACCTGTCCGGGGATTTGGAGGAAGCAGTTCATCTATTGCTTTCCCGTCTTCTACTCAATCTTCCTATTGGCTTGAAGGAGTTATTGGAGGTAGAGTACAATTATTTGAATCTAATTTTTATATTGATGTTAACCTTCAACCTAAGTATATGGTATTTACAACAAAACAGGACGATATACAACCTATGATTGTTCCTGGTTTTGGTAGAAGTTCATCTAAATTCAATATGGGCTTTTCCTGGAATATAGCCTACAAATTCTAA